Part of the Musa acuminata AAA Group cultivar baxijiao chromosome BXJ3-10, Cavendish_Baxijiao_AAA, whole genome shotgun sequence genome, AACAGAAAAAAATGGAGGGAGGACACAAACTGAATATGCCAGCAATAAACACAAAAAATTACTTTGCTAAATCAATTGAGAATCAGGATTGATTTCCAAAATCTTAGATGTTTAGTGCAAAGCACCAAGATAAGAAATGAAATTTTACTACAGAGCACACAAAAAATTACATAAACATAAGCTTACTCCATGAAAGCTCAGCAGCATCCAACACATGCAAGCCAAAAGATACCTTAAATTGGAAGATTAATTCTCAAAACTGTAATAAGAAATCACTGAAAAGGCTCCAAAACAAAAAGTTCCCAACCGCTACTACTAGGAGTTATCtgatgatgaaaatttttaaagcCAGAACCTATTTCATGTGGCCatagagaaaaagaaagggaaatcAGAAGAATTTCTCCAAAGGCAAATGAAAAGGCTCAAACATCACTATAAGACATTTACAGGTATCTATTTCATGAAGTcatagagaaaagaaaggaaaatcaGAAGATTTTCTGCAAACACAAACAAAAACACTCGAATATCAGTATAAGACATTTACAGGTTACCGACATTACAACAATAATTAAACTCAATTCCTACTGTACTACATGAAATGTTAATTAAGCATAATAGTTACGCAAACCATGGCCACgcatatatatagatagatcctTTGGCTGTTTCAAGGATCCATCTTCTCTAAGTTCAATCAGAAAGTAACTTGGGATACTTAACAAGTTATGCTTGAAACTTACatgtgcaaaaaataaaaaagggaaaaaactGGATGTAGCAACCGACATGTGTAACTTAGTGGAGCACAGACATCAAATTATTAGAAGCGAAGAACAGATAAGACAATGAATAACCTACTTTTTGTTTGCTGTTTATCCTACAACACATATCATGATAATGAATTGGCGGCATGCAGCTCAGGGCTTGAGCATTTCACAACCACTGTGCATTCTCTAAAAATACACACAAGCATTATACAACAACCTGCTTACTATGATGTTATAATGTTCTAGTGTGTGAACACAATCTCTTTGCTGACACTGTACAAACAAGGTCTTATTTCCCTACTCCATTTCCGAAAGAATGGAAGCCACGGTTAAAACCTAAGTCCACTTAGCTAAATTTGCACAAGAGAATGAACGTTATATATAACAACAATCTATCTTCTTTGAGACATATATAGGCGACACCATCATTTGTGTTCATGTAAAATCAATGTCATAGATTAGTTTAATTACTTTTATTTTAGAAGAAGAAGTTTAATTACTATGGGGCCAGAATCTCTCATATTCATGCAGTCAAAGTTACAAATATATGACATTAGCTTCCATCACCTGTAATTGCTTCTATCTGGGTGCTCACGTTAGATTACTAAATATCCAACATGTCCCTTCATTTTTGGTGGTCCTTTATCGCTATGCTCCTACCCATCCCCACCCTTCTTCTGCCCTATCACTTAAGACTCTAACTTGCAGGCTTGCAGCAGTTAAAGACTTCTTGACAAATCTTGTGGTTATTCATGTTTCAAGGAAGCTATGCCCATATCAGATAGCTCTGAGCCCCAAAAATTCTAGCAAAGCACATTACCACTTGGCTATCACGTGATGCATAAAAAGATTCCCCCGACTTGAGGGAACAGAGATTCAATGGCTGAAAGATTAGGAGAGTTACTCCCGTCGCTTAGAACCAGATTGATGCCGTAATAATATATGGCCATATTGCAGAATTTGATTAGTCCACCCAAGGAACAATATGACAGGCTAAAGGCGAAGAATTTGgggaaaaaaaaggaacaaattgTCCTATCAAACAAGCCCTAACGGCGAAGTAGAGCGAAGGAGACATTCTCGAGGATTTCCAAGTAATCGTCCATAAGCTGTTGATGAAATTATGAGAGAATAAACGATCAAGACAAGAAATCCCTTGTTTCCACTCTGTTGGTCTAAAACGATCGTAAAAGAAGAACGAAAGACAAGAGGAACTTGGTAAAGTTGTAATACCTGGTTCTTGGGGAGGAAACGgaggtggaagaggaggaggaacgaCCATCCAATCCCTCATCTGGGTTAGAGCACTATTCAAGAACCagaaacccatcaacaaaaggatGTTCCTTTGATCTGCTCATGATACTTCATGCAGGAACAATATgtcaagatctctctctctctctctctctctctctctctctctctcatgctttCTTGATTCCACCGCCGTTGATTTCCTACACCTCTTTGGTGTTAGAGACCGATTCAAGAACCAGAGACCCTGCAATAAGAGTATGTTCTTTACGGATCGAAGAACAATTAGTAGGGCGACGCATCCTGTTTCCGTCGAAGAACGATTGCCGGCGATCGCCACGGCGCCTGGTCTCCTCCTTGCTTTCTTTTATTCCACCGCCCACATGAATCGTTCCGCCTCTTGTTTTGTCGTTTTCCTTCTTCCGTTTTTGAGTCGTAGCTTTCGTCGTGgggagcttatatatatatatatatatatatatatatatatatatatatatatatggaggatCGAGTGCAAGTCTTTTCCTTGGAAGTTGATTCGGTGGCAGTAGGTGAATGCGCCACAAAAACCATGCTCATTCACGAGACAGATCGGACAAAATCCAGCACATCGTCGTCAGTGTCCCCCGGCAAAATACAAAGCCAGCACAAGTCCTCCGAGTTCACCAATTGCCCTCCCATCCGCCGGACTCCTCATCTCTTGCCTTCTCGCGCGTGAGTTCGGGATGGCCGGAAGGACGACGCGCCTGCTGTCACTGAAGCTGGCCGTCACGATCCTCAATCCCTTTCTCGCGCTGCTGCTCTTCTCCGCCACGCCACTCCATGGCCTCAACATCGGCGTCCAGTCTGTCAACTCCGGCCTCACTGCGGTCCGAATCAATCACCTTTTTCCTCTTGCTCTTCTTCTCCTTATTTCAATATTGGATTACTCGGATTCCATTAGGTTGGTTGTCTTCTCTGCAGAGCAAGCAGCAGTGCAGCAGGAAGTGCCAGTCTGATCATTGCACCGGTAAGAGATCGATCTCGCCCTTTGCTTGCTTGATACATCACCGACATCAGATCTAAGGAATTAACATATAGCATACACATGTCATTCAAGTGCCACCCTTGTTGAAATATGGCAAGTATTGTGGCATCCTGTACAGCGGTTGCCCAGGGGAGAAGCCATGTGATGCTCTTGACGCCTGCTGCATGGTGCACGATGCCTGCGTCCAATCCAAGCGTACTGTCTTCCCCCGTTTCCTTGCGTTGTGATCAGTGATGCTTGCTTGGCTGCTAACCAGCGGTGTTGGGGTCGCAGATGATTACTTGAGCCAGGAGTGCAACGAGAACTTCCTCGACTGCATCGCGGCGGTGAGGGCGTCCGGTAAGGGAACGTTCAAGGGGAACAAATGCAtggtggaggaggtggtggaggtgatGACTCTGGTGATAGAAGCCGCCTTGTTAGCCGGAAGGGTTCTTCACAAGCCATAGGAGAAACAAGGGGTGAATCAATTTACTGTACGTTGTTTATGTGAGATCACATCTCCCTCCATAAAGTTTGCAATGTTACATCACTTATTGTCCTCGGTTCATCTTATCCATAGCTCATGAGCAGAAGACTTGTGTCCAACTCTGTCTGTCTTTTCTACGAGTATCTCTTTCATTTTGTTATGGTGCATGTTACTGGACTTGTTTGTTCTGTAGCTTTTATATAGAGTGATCCCTTTGTCTCAGGGCCTGCAGAAGGCATAGTATAGTGCATACGATGAACACTGGCTGAAGCATAGAGTCATTAACATGACCAACTGGAGAttaaatttctctttgagatgatcaAAGATAAAAATCCCTTTATTTTGATTGGATCTCTGTTCTTTTACCATGCTCTCCCTGGATGGGTGATCATCATAATTCGACAACGAGAATCGAGTGCATGAGTTCATTTTCCAGCCTTACTAGGGCTCCAACTTTGGTGCCGTAGGAGAGACAGCTCATGGAggcccatcttcttcttcttcttcttctgcaagcTCTTCACCACCAAAAGGAAATCAAGACCATTGGTTCTTCTACCTTTCAGCAAGAACACGACAAGATGAGGAACAATTATATGGACTTAATTCCCTGAGGGCAACGAGAAAAGTGGCCACGAGAGCATCTCGACGTAGTCTTCCATTTCTTTTCCGCATCCAACGATGTCCTCCCGTTGTGGAACCATATGCCATGTGCGTGGACGAAGGAACAACGCGATTAGTGTCAAGAGATAAGCCGCATGCATAAATGGAAAGCTGAAGTATATAtatagatgatgatgatggtgaaagGACTAATTGCGTTTCTTCATCTACCAACTCTTTGGTTTAGTAAGAGATGGGGTGTCAAAGAGGAAAGCGAAGGGGGAAAAGGAGGTTTGCAAGCTTTATGGAAAGTGATGGCGTACTTGATTCAATATCCTTATTCCCTTCCTCTCACCATTGTCTTCTTATTTCCAGCTTCTCCTATCCGTAGTTCTTGAGCTGAGAAgagtgggggtgggggtgggggtgggggtgggcgtGGGGGGGGTTCTACAGGATCATGCTGTGGAGCTCCTTCAAGGTAAGGTACTGAGATCTGTCTTCCTCGATCCCATTCTTTCACGTTGGGTTGCATTGTCTGCCCTATCTCAGCACTTGCTTGTCTGAGACCACTTCATTCCAAGCACATGATGTTACCTTTCCCTCACTGCTCAAACCCCTTAGAGAAGCCTTTCGGTAAGCAACTTGAGCTCAACCCTATTCCTCCTCCAAGCAACCCCTACTTCCCGATCTTTGCTTCCGACGGCCTTCCCCTTCCTCTCGGTGCTGTGACTGGCGCAGTTCCTTTACCCTCTCCCCCATCTCTTCCTCCTGTCGATAATTCTTTGGCTACTGCTTCACCATTGATGAGGAAGAAACGCAGTGGAAGCTTTACCCGTAAAAGATCGTGGAGAAATGATAGGAACAGCAAGATACTCACCGCAAAGGGACCAAGAGATCGTCGAATACGGCTCTCCAATGAGGTGGCCCGCAAGTTCTTTGATCTCCAGGACATGCTCGGCTTCGACCAGGGCAGCAAGACAGTGCAATGGCTCTTCAACATGTCCAAACACGCCATCCAAGAACTCACCGCCATCTCCGATCCCCAACTTGGTGGCCTTGGCATCCAAAGCCCAGCGTCCTTCACTCTAGGGTTGGAGAAATCGACCATGGAATCCGACTCCCAAGGCAAGTCGACGACCAAATTGGTCACTGCCACGTCAGTCAAGAATTCCAAGAACGAGAAGCAATTGATCAAGCCCTCAGGGAATGCCGGGTCTAATCTGATGCGCGCCCGGGAGTCGAGGGCCAAAGCAAGGGCAACGGCAAGGGAGAGGACAACAGAGAAGAGAAGAATGTGGTTATTGTCCTCAACAATTGCATCTCATGCCACCAGGAACGAAGGTTCACATTTGCTCAACTTGAGTTCATCCTTGTTAGGATCCATAGCTGAAATGGAAGCGAGACAACGTTCTTCCTCTCACACACAGCGCATTAGGTTATCCGATCAAAGAAACTACGAGTTCCCAGCACAAGATGGACCCTGCCTGATCCCAATTTTTGGCTATTCCGAGAAGATTGCAGACCGCAACGACATGGATAACATCCTTCAAGAACAATCAGACATGGAAAGAATGCCCTAAGCTGATCTCTTGTTCCTCGGGAGGCCATCATCACCAACAGTATGTAACCTCACACGCTTTATGTCAGTCTGATTTCTTTTCTTCTGGTATGCCAACTCGATCTTTGTATTCGATTATCTTTGCTTTGGACACATAATTAGTTGTCTGGTTGTTTCAATTGCAAGTATATTTTTCTCTTCGGCTCCCTCTTTGACTTGGTGATTAGACATCTGTATTCAGAAACATCTTCTTGCAATTCAACATTTGAAGTATTAGAAGATGTAGATTCAACTTCAAAAATCCGTATCTCTGATTTCGAAACATTTGCATCAGTCTTAAAGGATTCTGAAAACTTACATGACAAGGATAATCtgcaatatatatacaaatgcttCTCTCCAAACAGGGGGGTAAGAATCAAATATGAATATTTCAGATTGTGATTGTATGATCCATATTGGATTGTGTTATGGATCCATTAATAGAGGAAAAACCAATAGCTGATCAAGTTAATCAGAAGCACAAAAACTCCCCACAAGTAGGCTATGATTGATCAACATAGAAAGATTAGTTTTATTTCCATGACAACTTCTGAATCTACAATTCATTTTCAAAGCATTAATTTTGGATGTCAATAGAGCAAGAATGCATAGGTTGGTGAAATCCTTTTATCCTGGTAAACATGTTTAGTCTCATACATGAACATCTAGTGGCAACTAAGAATTTTGAACATTCATAGAATCTGTCAAGAACAGCATCTACCAGATATTTGCAATTGCCTTAAGTAGTTCAGCTAACATAG contains:
- the LOC135651027 gene encoding phospholipase A2 homolog 3-like encodes the protein MAGRTTRLLSLKLAVTILNPFLALLLFSATPLHGLNIGVQSVNSGLTASKQQCSRKCQSDHCTVPPLLKYGKYCGILYSGCPGEKPCDALDACCMVHDACVQSKHDYLSQECNENFLDCIAAVRASGKGTFKGNKCMVEEVVEVMTLVIEAALLAGRVLHKP
- the LOC135650599 gene encoding transcription factor TEOSINTE BRANCHED 1-like; translated protein: MMLPFPHCSNPLEKPFGKQLELNPIPPPSNPYFPIFASDGLPLPLGAVTGAVPLPSPPSLPPVDNSLATASPLMRKKRSGSFTRKRSWRNDRNSKILTAKGPRDRRIRLSNEVARKFFDLQDMLGFDQGSKTVQWLFNMSKHAIQELTAISDPQLGGLGIQSPASFTLGLEKSTMESDSQGKSTTKLVTATSVKNSKNEKQLIKPSGNAGSNLMRARESRAKARATARERTTEKRRMWLLSSTIASHATRNEGSHLLNLSSSLLGSIAEMEARQRSSSHTQRIRLSDQRNYEFPAQDGPCLIPIFGYSEKIADRNDMDNILQEQSDMERMP